A genomic segment from Bombus affinis isolate iyBomAffi1 chromosome 13, iyBomAffi1.2, whole genome shotgun sequence encodes:
- the LOC126923568 gene encoding enhancer of split mbeta protein-like — protein sequence MAPHTSYTPVGAMEYEEPVSRTYQYRKVMKPMLERKRRARINRCLDELKDLMVTALQAEGENVAKLEKADILELTVRHLHTLRAARRLTLTPENSYADRFREGFTQCAQEVSSFLSTPVAAAVHPAAGAQLMRHLGGCLRRLEGPASTNTATTTVTAVSKTTPAVSPAASVMINVPQNVYTPPQSPVSVVSSSGESTESSNAVWRPW from the coding sequence ATGGCACCGCATACCAGCTACACACCGGTCGGCGCTATGGAGTATGAAGAGCCAGTGTCGAGGACTTATCAGTACAGAAAGGTGATGAAGCCGATGCTGGAGAGGAAGAGGCGGGCCAGGATCAATCGTTGTCTCGATGAGCTAAAGGATCTGATGGTGACCGCTCTGCAGGCCGAGGGCGAGAACGTGGCGAAGCTGGAGAAGGCTGACATACTTGAACTCACTGTTCGTCACCTTCACACGCTCAGGGCTGCCAGAAGGCTCACTCTGACACCGGAGAACAGCTACGCGGACAGATTCAGAGAAGGATTTACCCAGTGCGCGCAGGAAGTGTCGTCGTTCCTGTCGACTCCTGTGGCAGCAGCCGTTCATCCAGCCGCCGGTGCACAGTTAATGAGACACCTTGGAGGATGTCTGCGACGACTCGAAGGACCAGCGTCGACGAACACCGCCACCACCACGGTGACCGCTGTCAGTAAAACGACACCCGCTGTCAGTCCAGCTGCCAGCGTGATGATCAACGTGCCACAGAACGTTTACACGCCGCCACAAAGTCCTGTCAGCGTGGTGAGTTCTTCGGGCGAGTCCACGGAATCTTCTAACGCTGTTTGGAGGCCGTGGTGA
- the LOC126923558 gene encoding tubulin monoglutamylase TTLL4-like: MDVIAYNHHHEIANVEYSIDDGDPESQNEDEDEEIPSYIDIDQLVLPVDQLFMNNGDKTGKTPLRRSLFPNVAPYIMFQSFDCMGPIMPYEVTKYLKWHLSTITPLIVRHTLTNSGFHLMKICQEWCGTWGKHMKSSCFKALKESQKINHFPGTFQIGRKDCLWINLSRMMLKHEAKEFDFVPRTYVLPRDLSCFRQVWRKLGSKEKWIVKPPASARGTGIKVVNRWSQIPRKRAVIVQHYLSRPKLISGMKFDLRLYVLVTSFNPLKIYIYSDGLVRFASVKYNNDISYLNDRFMHLTNYSINKSNSTYTEKWALKTLWSYLEQEHVNVSMIWANVKDIVVKTMIAGESNITPLTRLNTSSRYCCYELFGFDILLDENLKPWLLEVNISPSLKSSSGLDSAIKGPLIQSVFNIVGYQLPNSLPAKEAKKLAERYQLDIVCQDHRLHKTALSYDERVKQSAYSSLRNREEYLEPIIKTLTPDDVRQLIVYEDELTQLNTFEKIFPTDTSYKYLQYFDVPRYYNLLFDAWETKYAENRLEGIMRLQKLCQQKYHLEQATVC; encoded by the coding sequence ATGGACGTAATCGCCTACAATCACCATCACGAGATCGCGAACGTCGAATACAGTATCGATGACGGTGACCCCGAGAGTCAGAACGAGGACGAAGACGAGGAAATTCCTTCGTACATCGACATCGACCAGCTGGTTCTACCCGTAGACCAGTTGTTCATGAACAATGGCGACAAAACTGGCAAGACACCACTCAGGAGAAGCTTATTCCCCAATGTGGCGCCGTACATCATGTTCCAGTCGTTCGACTGCATGGGACCAATAATGCCCTACGAAGTAACCAAATACCTGAAGTGGCATCTCAGCACGATCACACCACTAATCGTACGTCATACCTTGACCAACTCAGGTTTTCATCTGATGAAAATATGCCAGGAGTGGTGTGGAACTTGGGGCAAGCACATGAAGTCGTCGTGCTTCAAGGCACTGAAGGAGTCGCAGAAGATCAACCATTTCCCAGGCACCTTCCAGATCGGCCGAAAGGATTGCCTGTGGATAAATCTGAGCAGGATGATGCTGAAACACGAGGCGAAAGAGTTCGATTTCGTTCCAAGAACCTACGTGTTGCCGCGTGATCTCAGCTGTTTTCGCCAAGTGTGGAGGAAACTGGGCAGCAAGGAGAAATGGATCGTGAAACCACCGGCGTCCGCCAGAGGCACGGGAATAAAAGTGGTGAACCGCTGGTCCCAGATACCGAGGAAGCGCGCGGTAATCGTGCAACACTACTTGTCCAGACCAAAGCTCATCAGCGGGATGAAGTTCGATCTGCGTCTCTACGTTCTGGTCACGAGCTTCAACCCATTGAAGATTTACATCTATTCGGACGGGCTGGTCCGATTCGCCTCCGTTAAATACAACAACGACATAAGCTACCTCAACGACCGCTTCATGCACCTGACCAATTACAGTATCAACAAAAGCAACTCCACGTACACTGAGAAGTGGGCACTTAAGACGCTTTGGTCTTATCTAGAGCAGGAGCACGTAAACGTTTCCATGATATGGGCCAATGTGAAGGACATCGTCGTGAAGACGATGATAGCTGGTGAATCGAATATCACCCCTCTGACAAGGCTTAACACATCGTCTCGGTACTGTTGCTACGAGCTATTTGGATTTGATATTCTTTTGGACGAGAACTTGAAGCCTTGGTTGCTAGAAGTGAACATCTCGCCTTCGTTGAAGTCTTCCTCGGGATTAGACAGCGCTATCAAAGGACCATTGATTCAGTCTGTGTTCAACATAGTTGGCTATCAACTACCAAACTCTTTGCCGGCTAAAGAGGCCAAGAAACTAGCAGAGAGATATCAGTTAGACATAGTGTGCCAAGATCACAGGCTACATAAAACCGCGTTGAGCTACGATGAACGTGTTAAACAGTCTGCTTATTCGAGTCTGAGAAATCGAGAGGAATATTTGGAACCTATAATCAAAACTTTGACTCCGGATGATGTTAGACAGTTGATCGTGTACGAGGACGAGCTAACGCAATTGAATACGTTTGAAAAAATTTTTCCAACGGATACTAGCTACAAGTACCTGCAGTACTTTGACGTTCCAAGGTACTATAACCTGCTGTTCGATGCGTGGGAGACGAAATACGCG